From a single Adhaeribacter swui genomic region:
- a CDS encoding MFS transporter → METTVLNTPIATPQERTGQRYRTVLFLLCFISCALGGTVSTLMAVYLPVVTTDLQVGVSFKVGSDVSAYINAMFIFGWALGGFSWGVISDKFGRKKALLLAIAFYGLFTLATGLAPTWGVVVLSRFLSGFGVGGVLVVSFTLLNEVWPARSRAIYTGILSIAFPVGIFSAGLLNYTVASWRAGFLIGLVPLILALLGIWFVHESDKWLAYRLQNHQSAPPLTTLFSGAHRSALLRGSLTFGAMLIGLWAIFSWLPTWVQSLIATDAPQERGLSMMFLGIGGLSGGFLSGWLIRFLGLRQSLVLCFGVCTVLSFVLFKTNLIFTPIIYAEIMVLALFFGLSQGVLSVYIPQLFPTGIRSTATGFCFNIGRLFTASAVLLVGILVSKLGGYGNAIFLFSLVFLIGLLVVLFLQDKRELTLNT, encoded by the coding sequence ATGGAAACGACGGTATTAAATACTCCAATAGCTACTCCGCAAGAACGCACCGGGCAACGCTACCGGACTGTTTTGTTCTTGCTATGTTTTATCAGTTGTGCCCTTGGCGGCACGGTTTCTACGTTAATGGCCGTGTATCTGCCGGTAGTAACTACAGATTTGCAGGTTGGTGTTAGTTTTAAAGTTGGCAGCGATGTTAGTGCCTACATTAACGCCATGTTTATTTTCGGCTGGGCTTTGGGTGGTTTCTCCTGGGGAGTAATCAGCGATAAGTTTGGGCGTAAGAAGGCGCTCCTACTGGCTATTGCATTTTATGGCTTGTTTACGTTGGCTACAGGTTTGGCTCCTACCTGGGGCGTGGTGGTGCTTAGTCGTTTTCTCAGTGGTTTTGGAGTAGGCGGCGTATTGGTGGTTTCGTTTACCTTGCTCAACGAAGTTTGGCCGGCCCGTAGCCGGGCCATTTACACGGGTATTTTGTCCATTGCTTTTCCGGTGGGTATTTTCTCGGCGGGTTTGCTCAATTACACCGTGGCATCGTGGCGGGCAGGTTTTTTAATCGGACTAGTACCTTTAATCCTGGCTTTGCTGGGCATCTGGTTCGTGCACGAATCCGATAAATGGCTGGCTTACCGCCTTCAAAACCACCAATCTGCCCCACCTTTAACCACCTTGTTTTCCGGGGCGCACCGGTCTGCTTTGCTTCGGGGTTCTTTAACTTTTGGTGCCATGCTCATTGGATTATGGGCGATATTCTCGTGGTTACCTACCTGGGTGCAAAGCCTGATTGCCACGGATGCACCGCAAGAGCGCGGACTTAGCATGATGTTTTTGGGAATAGGCGGTTTAAGCGGCGGCTTTTTGTCGGGTTGGCTCATCCGTTTTCTGGGGCTGCGGCAATCGCTGGTGTTGTGTTTTGGCGTGTGCACGGTGCTGTCATTCGTTCTGTTTAAAACGAACCTGATTTTTACGCCCATTATTTACGCGGAGATTATGGTGCTGGCTTTGTTTTTTGGCTTAAGCCAGGGCGTTTTGTCGGTGTATATTCCGCAATTGTTCCCCACCGGCATCCGGTCTACTGCCACCGGTTTTTGTTTTAACATTGGCCGCTTGTTTACCGCTTCGGCGGTTTTGTTGGTGGGTATCCTGGTTTCTAAGCTGGGCGGCTACGGCAATGCTATTTTCCTGTTTTCCCTGGTTTTTCTGATAGGCTTGCTAGTGGTATTGTTCCTGCAAGATAAACGGGAATTAACTCTAAATACATAG
- a CDS encoding TonB-dependent receptor — protein MKTILLLYLTFFTFTLFAQDTQLSGTITDAATKEPLRGVSISVKDNLIGTITNREGAFNLSVPKVKLPFNLVITSVGFERQEVAVTSSGQEINIALQPQSVQLNEMVFAARRVNEGILESPVSIEKMTTQAIQENPSFTFYDGLQNLKGVEAVTSSITYKQVNTRGFNSTGNSRFLQLVDGVDNQTPGLNFSVGNQFGASDIDVESVEIIPGAASALYGPVAFNGLLSMRTKDPFTYQGLTVQAKAGLNHIGENEVQPKGLYDFAARYAKAFNNRFAFKLNASYLSGVDWYATNFTDVSAQTAPAQRGPNNPGRDALNIYGDEVSRTLPGIGLVSRTGYEEKDLMNYNVYSLKLNGALHYRISNNLEAIYQYNFGRGTASYTGSSRFDLNNFVLQTHRAELKGSNFFLRSYAVSENSHDSYNTRSLAQFINRDWVQNLDGQTVAPNQADDTWFTRYAYAFNGSATGVTANNHPAARAFADQGRFLPGTAAFNQAKDASIHNYGLSGAGVFSNSKFYHSEGQYDFTKFTKVVELLAGGSFRYYDMFTNGSLFDDKDQKITIKEYGSFVQASKKLFQDKLKLTASLRYDKNENFKGNFTPRFSGVYAINKMHYFRASYQTGFRNPTPVDQFIKLNVGPITILGGAPKNSRGLNVYENSFTAASVGAFGGAFGAALGGGKPFPQAVSENLNLLQKSDVAYIKPEQQKAFEVGYKSYLASKLLVDVNYYYSSYTDFLLNTVVIQPQNNVYDASGKINFDAATDILNGKVHAFQLYTNAPDKVSAQGAGLSLTYLLNKSYNVGGNITWADFNLKNANRNNIAAFNTPEYSTNLTLGNPNVFKDFGFNLAWHWQSAFDWYGTFNGNRPGRIDAYSLVDAQISKKLPKANSTLKIGASNLFNNRVYQAYGSPAIGAIYHVSIIFNDLLK, from the coding sequence ATGAAAACAATCCTACTCCTTTATCTAACCTTTTTCACTTTTACTTTATTCGCGCAAGATACCCAACTATCCGGCACCATTACCGATGCTGCTACCAAAGAACCGCTGCGGGGCGTGAGTATTTCGGTAAAAGATAATTTAATTGGTACCATCACCAACCGGGAGGGTGCCTTTAACCTTTCGGTACCAAAAGTAAAATTGCCATTCAACTTAGTCATTACATCGGTGGGTTTTGAGCGGCAGGAAGTGGCAGTCACCTCTTCTGGTCAGGAAATAAATATTGCTTTGCAGCCCCAGTCGGTACAGCTCAACGAAATGGTTTTTGCGGCTCGCCGCGTGAATGAAGGCATTCTGGAATCGCCGGTGAGCATCGAGAAAATGACTACCCAGGCCATTCAAGAAAATCCTTCTTTTACTTTCTACGACGGCCTGCAAAATTTAAAAGGCGTGGAAGCGGTAACCAGCAGCATCACGTACAAACAGGTAAATACCCGCGGCTTTAACAGTACCGGCAATTCCCGGTTCTTGCAGTTAGTAGACGGCGTAGATAACCAAACGCCCGGTTTAAACTTTTCGGTGGGCAACCAGTTTGGCGCTTCTGACATTGACGTGGAAAGCGTGGAAATTATACCGGGTGCAGCTTCGGCTTTGTACGGCCCAGTGGCATTTAATGGACTGCTGTCGATGCGCACCAAAGATCCGTTTACCTACCAAGGTTTAACGGTACAAGCCAAAGCTGGTCTCAACCACATCGGCGAAAACGAAGTACAGCCCAAAGGTTTGTACGATTTTGCCGCCCGCTACGCCAAAGCTTTTAACAACCGGTTCGCCTTTAAACTCAACGCTTCTTATTTATCTGGGGTAGATTGGTACGCCACTAATTTTACCGATGTGAGTGCCCAAACCGCTCCGGCGCAACGCGGACCAAACAACCCAGGCCGGGATGCTTTAAATATTTACGGCGACGAAGTATCCCGCACTTTACCGGGTATTGGTCTGGTATCGCGCACAGGTTACGAAGAAAAAGATTTGATGAATTATAATGTGTACAGCCTGAAACTAAATGGTGCGTTACATTACCGGATTTCGAATAACCTGGAAGCCATTTATCAATATAATTTTGGCCGCGGCACCGCCAGTTATACCGGCAGCAGCCGTTTTGATTTAAATAATTTTGTGCTGCAAACGCACCGGGCCGAGTTAAAAGGCAGCAATTTTTTCCTGCGCAGCTACGCCGTATCCGAAAACTCCCACGATTCGTACAACACCCGCTCGCTGGCGCAGTTTATTAACCGCGATTGGGTGCAAAACCTGGATGGGCAAACCGTAGCGCCCAACCAAGCCGACGACACATGGTTTACGCGTTACGCCTATGCATTCAACGGCAGCGCTACTGGCGTAACGGCCAATAACCACCCGGCGGCCCGCGCTTTTGCTGATCAAGGCCGGTTTTTACCCGGTACAGCGGCTTTTAATCAGGCCAAAGATGCTTCTATTCATAATTACGGTTTAAGCGGGGCTGGCGTGTTTAGTAACAGTAAGTTCTACCATTCCGAAGGACAATACGATTTTACCAAGTTTACTAAAGTGGTAGAGTTGCTGGCCGGGGGTAGTTTCCGGTACTACGATATGTTTACCAACGGCAGCTTGTTCGACGATAAAGATCAGAAAATTACCATTAAAGAATACGGAAGCTTTGTGCAGGCTTCTAAAAAACTGTTCCAAGATAAATTAAAATTAACCGCCTCGCTGCGCTACGACAAAAACGAAAACTTTAAGGGCAACTTTACGCCCCGCTTTTCCGGCGTTTATGCGATCAATAAGATGCATTACTTCCGGGCATCGTACCAAACTGGTTTCCGCAATCCAACTCCTGTAGATCAATTTATTAAATTAAATGTAGGGCCTATTACTATTTTGGGAGGAGCACCTAAGAACAGCCGGGGCTTAAACGTGTACGAAAATTCCTTCACGGCTGCTTCGGTGGGGGCATTCGGGGGCGCTTTCGGGGCAGCCCTGGGCGGTGGCAAACCTTTCCCGCAAGCAGTTTCCGAAAATTTAAATTTATTGCAAAAATCGGACGTCGCTTACATCAAACCGGAACAGCAAAAAGCGTTTGAGGTGGGTTACAAAAGTTACTTAGCTAGTAAATTACTGGTGGATGTGAATTACTACTACAGTTCCTACACCGATTTTCTTTTAAATACGGTCGTGATTCAGCCTCAAAATAACGTGTACGATGCGAGTGGTAAAATAAATTTCGACGCGGCTACCGATATTCTGAACGGCAAGGTGCACGCGTTTCAGTTGTATACCAATGCTCCGGATAAAGTATCAGCGCAGGGTGCCGGTTTATCATTGACTTATCTGCTCAACAAAAGCTACAATGTGGGTGGTAATATTACCTGGGCCGATTTTAATTTAAAAAATGCGAACCGCAACAACATTGCGGCTTTCAATACGCCGGAGTACAGCACCAATTTAACTTTAGGCAACCCCAACGTTTTTAAAGATTTTGGTTTTAACCTGGCCTGGCATTGGCAAAGTGCTTTCGACTGGTACGGCACTTTTAATGGCAACCGCCCCGGCCGCATTGATGCCTATTCGTTGGTAGATGCCCAGATCAGCAAAAAGTTACCGAAGGCTAACTCCACTTTAAAAATAGGCGCCAGCAATTTATTTAATAATCGGGTGTACCAGGCCTACGGCTCTCCGGCGATTGGGGCCATCTACCACGTGTCTATTATTTTCAACGACCTTTTAAAATAA
- a CDS encoding carboxymuconolactone decarboxylase family protein: MSYIPLEAHLPGITGLLEYRQDSAEPIRHLTQLLLRGPSTLTEAERELIATVVSSGNECTFCTTAHTAAADLLHGDPHLTQQVKKDVATAPLSFKMKVLLTIADLVRQSGQLVTPEIIAQAKAAGATDLEIHDTVLIAALFCLYNRYVDGLATALPAEPAFYDQLAQRLVVHGYTRLPQGYDHLKK; encoded by the coding sequence ATGTCTTATATTCCTCTGGAAGCGCACTTGCCGGGTATTACCGGCTTGCTCGAATACCGGCAAGACTCCGCCGAACCTATCCGCCATTTAACTCAATTGTTACTCCGTGGCCCTTCTACGCTCACCGAAGCCGAGCGCGAACTCATTGCTACAGTAGTATCGTCGGGTAACGAATGTACGTTTTGCACCACCGCCCACACCGCTGCCGCTGATTTGCTGCACGGCGATCCGCACCTGACCCAACAAGTAAAAAAAGATGTAGCTACCGCGCCACTGAGTTTTAAAATGAAGGTGCTGCTCACCATTGCGGATTTAGTGCGCCAAAGCGGCCAATTAGTAACACCCGAAATTATTGCCCAGGCTAAAGCCGCCGGAGCTACCGATCTGGAAATTCACGATACCGTGTTGATCGCTGCCTTGTTTTGCCTCTACAACCGCTATGTCGATGGTCTGGCTACTGCTTTGCCAGCGGAACCAGCCTTCTATGACCAGCTCGCCCAACGCCTCGTGGTCCACGGTTATACCCGCTTGCCCCAAGGTTATGATCACCTCAAAAAATAA
- a CDS encoding GNAT family N-acetyltransferase, producing the protein MGLLNLKKTLRREAVIKKLHPTNPITYLWFIGVHPNYQGRGLGTQLLTELIQDSLSINRPVYLETSTQENLPWYVKLGFKQYYALDLGYTLYFFKKDNY; encoded by the coding sequence GTGGGCCTTCTGAATTTAAAGAAAACGCTGCGCCGCGAAGCTGTGATTAAGAAACTCCACCCAACCAACCCAATTACCTACTTATGGTTTATTGGAGTGCACCCAAACTATCAGGGCCGAGGATTGGGCACTCAACTTTTAACCGAACTTATACAAGATAGTCTTTCTATTAACCGGCCTGTTTACTTAGAAACGTCAACCCAGGAAAATCTACCTTGGTATGTTAAACTTGGCTTTAAGCAATATTACGCGCTTGATCTGGGTTATACTTTGTATTTTTTTAAAAAAGATAATTATTAA
- a CDS encoding right-handed parallel beta-helix repeat-containing protein, protein MQQISTILLSASLVRLVGFCFLLFPFLVKAQDAVRPGQFTVEPPTLLNLGFDWSITGDDNRNATVQVAYRPKGANKWIDAQPLLRLGGERVIRETEYLDYTVPHAFAGSILDLEPGTAYECRFTMTDPDGVLGEATKVVTVQTRTEPQRAPQGRVLHVYPPDWKGAKQEPAFTGLKAAYYGSGLGDWSVVSERKVQPGDIILVHAGLYKADRLNYVEPHGIPFDGTYVLTAKGTADKPIVIRGAGDGEAIFDGAGAHRLFDVTATTHHIFENLVIRDTDVAFMAGQKEVLGATDLTVRHCRITDVGIALTTEYAGSKNFYIADNLILGRDDRHHLVGWANPGQYAATPLKSYFAIKVYGSGHVICFNAVAYFHDAITVSTYGTPDPEQKAVAIDIYNNDIHVMVDDFIEADGGVHNIRVMRNRGVNAAQCGLSAQPIFGGPAYFIRNVLYHIPTGCALKFMSKPAGLIVYHNTFISENVNPQTFSNAHFRNNLFLGTDAPQRPIVIFPNATAYSTSDYNGYRPNRNSPEQYRWVSPDKNQLRDYTRTLKDAQSFPDLSSLTKSSGLEKHGVELDYTIFKNLPAPDATKPHAIYHATDFSFQLKAKSKAIDAGEILPNVNNNFKGKAPDLGALEAGQPETIYGPRDLQSRPFYR, encoded by the coding sequence ATGCAGCAAATTTCCACAATCCTTTTAAGTGCCTCGTTGGTTCGGCTGGTTGGTTTTTGCTTTTTATTATTCCCGTTCCTGGTTAAAGCCCAGGATGCCGTTCGTCCGGGGCAATTTACGGTAGAGCCGCCTACTTTACTGAACTTAGGCTTTGATTGGTCCATCACCGGCGACGACAACCGGAATGCTACCGTACAAGTTGCCTATCGTCCGAAAGGAGCAAACAAGTGGATCGATGCGCAGCCCTTGCTTCGGCTAGGAGGGGAGCGGGTAATCCGGGAAACAGAATACCTGGATTATACGGTGCCCCATGCATTTGCCGGTAGCATTCTGGATCTGGAACCCGGTACCGCTTACGAATGCCGCTTCACCATGACCGACCCCGATGGCGTACTGGGCGAAGCGACGAAAGTAGTTACCGTACAAACCCGAACCGAGCCCCAGCGAGCGCCGCAAGGCCGGGTTTTGCACGTGTACCCGCCCGATTGGAAAGGGGCTAAACAAGAACCGGCCTTTACGGGATTAAAGGCAGCTTACTACGGCTCCGGCTTAGGCGATTGGTCGGTGGTGAGTGAGCGCAAAGTGCAGCCCGGCGATATTATTCTGGTACACGCGGGTTTATACAAAGCCGACCGCCTGAATTACGTAGAACCTCACGGCATTCCGTTTGATGGCACATACGTTTTAACCGCCAAAGGCACTGCCGACAAGCCTATTGTAATTCGGGGAGCTGGCGATGGCGAAGCTATTTTTGATGGGGCCGGCGCCCACCGGTTATTCGATGTAACAGCAACAACGCACCATATTTTTGAAAATTTAGTAATCCGGGACACCGATGTAGCTTTTATGGCCGGGCAAAAAGAAGTATTGGGAGCTACCGACCTCACGGTGCGCCATTGCCGCATTACAGACGTAGGCATTGCCTTAACTACCGAATATGCCGGGTCTAAAAACTTTTACATTGCCGATAATCTGATTTTGGGCCGCGACGACCGGCACCATTTAGTAGGCTGGGCCAACCCGGGACAATATGCGGCTACTCCCCTTAAAAGTTATTTTGCTATAAAAGTATATGGGTCCGGCCATGTAATCTGTTTTAATGCGGTGGCTTACTTTCACGATGCCATTACGGTATCTACTTACGGTACCCCGGATCCGGAGCAAAAAGCCGTAGCCATTGATATTTATAACAACGACATTCATGTAATGGTCGATGATTTTATCGAAGCCGATGGTGGGGTGCACAACATAAGGGTAATGCGGAACCGGGGGGTAAATGCCGCCCAATGTGGCTTGAGCGCCCAGCCAATATTTGGCGGACCGGCTTATTTTATCCGGAATGTACTATACCATATTCCCACCGGCTGTGCGTTAAAATTCATGTCGAAACCAGCCGGTTTAATAGTTTACCATAACACGTTTATTTCGGAGAATGTAAATCCGCAAACGTTTTCTAATGCCCACTTCCGGAACAATTTGTTTTTGGGCACCGATGCTCCCCAGCGGCCCATTGTTATTTTCCCGAATGCTACCGCTTATTCTACTTCGGATTACAACGGTTACAGGCCTAACCGCAATAGCCCGGAGCAATACCGCTGGGTTTCGCCGGACAAAAATCAACTCCGCGATTATACCCGTACCTTAAAAGATGCGCAATCTTTTCCGGATTTAAGCAGCCTCACCAAAAGTAGTGGCCTGGAAAAGCACGGCGTGGAGCTGGATTATACTATTTTTAAAAATTTGCCGGCGCCGGATGCAACTAAACCTCACGCTATTTACCACGCCACCGATTTCTCGTTTCAGCTTAAAGCCAAAAGCAAGGCCATCGATGCCGGCGAAATTTTACCTAATGTAAATAATAACTTTAAAGGCAAAGCCCCGGACTTAGGTGCCTTGGAAGCCGGTCAACCAGAAACCATCTACGGGCCCCGGGATTTGCAAAGCCGCCCGTTTTATCGTTGA
- a CDS encoding Gfo/Idh/MocA family protein: MKEKEKTTTGRRDFLKTSALAVSSFFIFPRHVLGKGFIPPSDKLNIAGVGVSGKGFSDVNNAYNNGANNIVALCDVDWNLAKEQFEKHPKAKRYKDFRQMLEKERKNIDAITVSTADHTHALVALAAMQLGKHVYVQKPLTHNIYEARLLTEAARKYKVVTQMGNQGASNPAQQQMIKWFNDGVIGDVHTVHVWTNRPVWPQGIPVPQPAGSPPDTLDWDLWLGPATKVGYTPAYHPFKWRGWWNFGTGALGDMGCHLIDPPFRVLGLGYPTEVEASVGSVFLKDWTPEYLPEGAPPSSHVQLKFPATSKNKTPITMTWSDGGLRAFRPEVIPADAELSEPDGSNGVFMVGTKGVINCGTYGVNPKVFLNNGQVINSNGESSNTNPSVPEWGHNLAWQEACKAGFNSAKHKALTSSFDYAGPLTETVLMGNLAIRSYNLRTPTADGKGFNYPGRKKLLWDGAKTRITNFEEANQFVKREYQNGWKLA, encoded by the coding sequence ATGAAAGAAAAAGAAAAAACAACGACCGGCCGTCGCGATTTTCTTAAAACCAGTGCCCTGGCTGTAAGCAGCTTTTTTATTTTCCCCCGGCACGTACTCGGTAAAGGATTTATTCCGCCGAGCGATAAACTCAACATTGCGGGGGTAGGAGTATCGGGCAAAGGATTTTCGGACGTAAATAACGCGTACAACAACGGAGCCAATAACATTGTGGCTTTGTGCGATGTGGATTGGAACTTGGCCAAGGAACAATTTGAAAAACACCCGAAAGCCAAGCGCTACAAAGATTTCCGGCAGATGCTGGAAAAAGAAAGAAAAAATATTGATGCCATTACCGTTTCTACTGCCGACCATACCCACGCTTTGGTAGCTTTGGCGGCCATGCAGTTAGGCAAGCACGTTTACGTGCAAAAACCCTTAACCCACAACATTTACGAAGCGCGCTTATTAACCGAAGCCGCCCGGAAGTATAAAGTGGTAACCCAAATGGGAAACCAGGGGGCCTCGAACCCGGCGCAGCAACAAATGATAAAATGGTTTAACGACGGTGTAATTGGCGATGTGCATACCGTACACGTTTGGACTAACCGTCCGGTGTGGCCGCAAGGCATTCCGGTACCGCAACCAGCCGGGTCGCCGCCCGATACCCTGGATTGGGATTTATGGTTAGGGCCAGCTACCAAGGTAGGTTATACGCCGGCTTACCATCCATTTAAATGGCGGGGCTGGTGGAATTTTGGTACGGGTGCGCTTGGCGACATGGGCTGCCACCTTATCGATCCGCCTTTCCGGGTGCTGGGCTTAGGTTATCCCACCGAGGTAGAAGCCAGCGTGGGTTCGGTGTTCCTGAAAGACTGGACTCCCGAATATTTACCCGAAGGAGCGCCGCCGTCGTCGCATGTGCAATTAAAGTTTCCGGCTACTTCTAAAAATAAAACCCCCATTACCATGACCTGGTCCGATGGCGGTCTGCGCGCTTTCCGTCCGGAAGTAATTCCGGCCGATGCCGAACTAAGCGAACCAGATGGCAGCAACGGCGTATTTATGGTTGGTACCAAAGGCGTAATTAATTGCGGTACCTATGGCGTAAACCCCAAAGTTTTCCTGAACAACGGGCAAGTAATAAACAGCAACGGCGAAAGTTCCAATACAAATCCATCAGTACCGGAGTGGGGCCATAATTTAGCCTGGCAGGAAGCCTGCAAGGCCGGGTTCAACAGCGCCAAACACAAAGCTTTAACTTCTTCCTTCGACTACGCCGGTCCGCTTACCGAAACTGTATTGATGGGGAACCTGGCAATCCGGAGCTATAACCTGCGTACCCCAACCGCCGATGGCAAGGGCTTTAATTATCCGGGTCGCAAAAAACTGTTATGGGATGGCGCCAAAACCCGCATAACTAACTTCGAAGAAGCGAACCAGTTTGTAAAACGCGAGTACCAAAACGGCTGGAAACTGGCTTAA
- a CDS encoding sterol desaturase family protein, translated as MEILLSNLPNPFAYFMPVFALLIVGEAYISYREDRELYNFKDSVASTWVGIGAAVFNTLTKAYQIGFFFLFYELFEPVRLKYLGYDNLGWAWWVWVLCVIGDDFNFYWHHRFCHTIRLFWAAHVVHHSSEKFNLGTAFRNGWTIFLYKPIYWIWMPLLGFHPIMIALCMSFNSIYQFFLHTTLVPRLGWLGQIFNNPWVHQVHHARNIEYLDRNHGGILLIWDRIFGTYLDKDKNLETQFGVLHPPTGHNPITLNFHEFNDIWKDVKQAKTWRERVMYVFGPPGWSPDGSRKTAKQLQQEWRANQEIPVPADAEIHQSV; from the coding sequence ATGGAAATTCTTCTCAGTAATTTACCCAACCCATTTGCCTATTTTATGCCCGTTTTTGCTTTGCTTATTGTGGGCGAAGCCTACATCAGTTATCGCGAAGATCGGGAATTGTACAATTTTAAAGATTCCGTAGCCAGTACCTGGGTGGGCATTGGGGCCGCCGTATTTAACACCCTTACCAAAGCCTACCAAATTGGTTTTTTCTTTTTGTTTTACGAATTGTTCGAGCCGGTGCGCCTAAAGTACCTAGGCTACGATAACTTAGGCTGGGCCTGGTGGGTGTGGGTGCTTTGCGTAATCGGCGACGATTTTAATTTTTACTGGCATCACCGCTTTTGCCATACCATCCGGTTGTTTTGGGCAGCCCACGTGGTGCACCATTCTTCCGAAAAATTTAACTTAGGCACCGCTTTTCGTAACGGCTGGACCATCTTTTTGTATAAGCCCATTTACTGGATCTGGATGCCCCTGCTGGGTTTTCACCCCATCATGATTGCTTTGTGCATGTCGTTTAATTCGATTTATCAGTTTTTTTTACATACTACCTTAGTGCCACGTTTGGGTTGGCTGGGCCAAATTTTTAATAATCCCTGGGTGCACCAGGTGCACCACGCCCGCAACATCGAGTACCTAGACCGCAACCACGGCGGCATTTTACTGATCTGGGACCGAATATTCGGTACTTATTTAGACAAAGATAAAAACCTGGAAACGCAATTTGGGGTATTGCACCCGCCTACCGGACACAACCCAATCACGCTAAATTTTCATGAGTTTAATGATATCTGGAAAGATGTTAAGCAGGCGAAAACCTGGCGGGAACGCGTGATGTACGTGTTCGGCCCCCCGGGTTGGAGCCCCGATGGTAGCCGCAAAACTGCGAAGCAATTACAACAAGAATGGCGCGCTAATCAGGAAATTCCCGTGCCGGCTGATGCTGAAATACATCAATCCGTTTAA
- a CDS encoding MarR family winged helix-turn-helix transcriptional regulator has product MNNNYALIIAQTAFHSGKAIEHEFDSSGIDLNFREYVFLNFLFTGQELIQQDLAEILKKDKSAVLRSIDVLVKKNLVTRIPHSQDRRKKKLQLTHTGTNLFKKAQTIAEKVFAQLQQGLTPEEIATFTKVALHMQRSPKSENFLTK; this is encoded by the coding sequence ATGAATAATAATTACGCCTTGATTATTGCGCAAACTGCTTTTCACAGCGGCAAGGCCATTGAACATGAATTTGATAGCAGCGGGATCGACCTAAACTTCCGGGAGTACGTTTTTTTAAATTTTTTATTTACCGGCCAGGAATTAATTCAGCAGGATTTGGCTGAAATTTTAAAAAAAGACAAATCAGCGGTGCTGCGCTCCATTGATGTACTGGTAAAAAAGAACCTGGTAACGCGGATACCGCACAGCCAGGACCGCCGGAAAAAGAAATTGCAGCTTACCCACACCGGCACCAACCTGTTTAAAAAAGCACAAACCATCGCCGAAAAAGTTTTTGCGCAACTACAGCAAGGTTTAACCCCCGAAGAGATAGCCACTTTTACGAAAGTAGCTTTGCACATGCAACGTAGCCCAAAATCCGAAAATTTTTTAACAAAATAG